The Chitinophagales bacterium nucleotide sequence AAAATTACCTCACGCTTTTATGGCGCCAGGGTGCTTTGGCCGGGGCTAAACCAGAGGAGGCCTTCCGCGTATATGTTGGCCTTAACCAGACCATGACCTTTGTGGATATTCTCGAAGGAAGGATGATCATCCGCATCGAAATGGCTGCCGTTCGACCAGCCGAATTCATCATCCTGGAGTTCACCCATAAGGTACAAACCTCCTGATACAACCCATTTCAATCATCAATTAATATAAAAATTTATGGCTAATTATCCACTGCCCGCTTTTCATTTTGTGGTCGATTGGGGTGGCTCCAATGTCGGGTTCACCGAGATCACCGGGTTAACCTACGAAATACAGGCCATCGAATACCGCGATGGTTCTAATCCTGAATTTCATGTGACCAAGATGCCGGGCATCCAGAAATACAATAACATCACGATGAAACGCGGGGTGTTTCAAAAAGACAATGAGTTCTTTCAATGGGTGAATACGGTGAAGATGAATACCATTGAAAGAAGGGATATCACGATCAAACTGCTCAATGAGAACCACGAGCCGGTGATGAGCTGGAAAGTAAAACAGGCATTTCCGGTAAAACTGGAAGGCCCCAGCATGAAAGCCAGTGGCAATGAGGTGGCGATCGAATCGGTTGAACTGGCCCATGAAGGTTTCACCATTGAAGCCAATTAAACATGGAAGAAAGCAAGTTTGACTATCCGCCGGTGGGTTTTCATTTTCGGGTGGAATTCAAGTTTCAGGATACCCAATTCCAAGGGGGTAACTCCGAGATCCAATTCCAGGAAGTCAGTGGCCTGAATAAAGAAATGACCACCGAGGAATTGATTGAAGGAGGAGAGAACCGGTTCATATACCGCTTCCCTAAAGGAGCCAAGTATTCCAACCTGATCCTTAAAAGAGGGATGCGGCCTGACTCAAAGATCATTGAGTGGGTAAAGAACTCCATCGATTCCTTCGATTTCAAACCGGTAGACCTGACCGTCACCTTGCTCAACCCGGATCATGATCCATTGGTGGTATGGGAATTTGTGAAGTGCTGGCCGGTGAAATGGGCCACCAATGACCTGAAAGCCCAGGAGAATGCGATCGCCATCGAAACACTGGAGTTAAGTTTTAATTACTACAACCAGAAAAAACCCTGACCATGCCTGTTGAAATCCGGGAACTGATCATACGTGCCAATGTAGGCAATCCCAACCAGGGCGGTAGCAATAATGCCACCGGTAATGATACGGAAGCTGTTCCCAAAGAAGAGATCGTAAAAGAATGTTTACAGCAGGTCATGGACATTGTTAAAGACAAATCTGAACGCTGATGTCACAAGGCGCAAAATCAGGTGAACTGGTCAAGATGTACATCGAGGCCTTTGATGACGAAAAGTTCCAGAACAAACGGAGCGATCGTTTCGAAGCGATGTTCAATCCCAATAAGTACAACCTGAAGTACGAGATCGAATACGATAAGAAGGGTGCGTCCGGCTCCTCTCCAAGTGCACCCAAGTTCTCCAACATGAAGCAACAGGAGTTGTCATTGGAGTTCTTTCTGGATTGTACCGGTGTGGAGAATGCCGAAGGCATTTTTGTGGACCAAAAAGTGGATGAATTTTTAAAAGTGGCCTATAAATACGAAGGGAGTAAGCACAAGAACAATTACCTCCGCGTTACCTGGTCATACCTGGTCTTTGATTCCGTGTTAAAAGAAGCCGATATCTCCTTTGTTTTGTTTCGGAGTGACGGGCGTCCGTTACGGGCTAGGATAAACGCCAAATTTCTCGGTTTTGTCAGTGATCAGAAAAGAGTATTGTCGGATAAGGCCCAATCACCGGATATCACCCATTACCGGGAAGTAAAGGAAAAAGAGAAACTCCCGTTGCTGTCGCAGGGTATTTATTCCAGTAATCAATATTATCTCGATGTGGCCAGGTGTAACAAACTGGTCAATTTTCGTAAACTCAAAACCGGACAAGCGCTTTATTTCCCGCCCCTGGTGAATGAATAAAATGACCGCAAGCGAACAAAATACCGCCTCCCAGTCATCACCGACATTTAAGGTCATCGTCAATGGCAATGCCATTCCCCAGGAGTACAACCTGGTTTCGATGATGATCCTGCATGAGGTGAACCGGCTTTCAACAGCAAGGTTGATCTTCCTGGATGGGGAGGCTTCGAAGAATGATTTCCCATTAAGTAATAAACCGGATTTTTTACCAGGCGCAACAGTAAAGATCGAAGCTGGCTATAATGGCGAGAATGAAGATGTTTTTCAGGGGATCGTTATTCGCCAGAGTGTGAAGTTGAATAACAACAAGTCGAGCTTTTTAATAGTCGAATGTCGCCACAAGGCTGTGACGATGACCAAGGTCAGAAAGAGCAAGATCTTTCTGGAACAAAAGGACAGTGACATTTTCAGCACCCTTGCCGGTCCGCATCAGGTGACCTTGGAGAATGATGATACTACCGTAGAATATCCCGAAATGGTACAGTTTCATTGCAGTGATTGGGATTTTCTGATAAGCCGGGCAGAAGCAAACGGATTTCTTGTGTGGGGAGAAGGGGAAAAACTAATGATCAAAAAACCATCACTCTCCGGCGAGGGCGTGATGGAACTCAAGTTTGGTGTCAACCTGCTTGAGTTTGATTCTGATCTGGATGGCCGTTGGCAGTTTGAATCGGTCAAGGCATACGGTTGGGACCCATCAACACATGAACCGCTGGAGTCCGAAAGTAGTTTTTCAGATACACTGGGACAGGGTAATGCCTCTTCTGGCGATCTCGCCGGAAAAACAGGCGATAAAGCGTGTACTATCACGCATGGCGGAGCGATCAATGATTCGGAATTACGGGTCTGGGCAGATGCACAACAATTGAAGTTTGCCTTATCCCGGATACGGGGACGCGCCAAATGCAAAGGGGCATCCACCTTAAAACCTGGTAAGCTGGTGACGCTGGCCGGAATGGGAGACCGTTTCAATGGAAAAGCCTTTCTCTCCGGGGTGCGTCATGAGATCAATCAGGGTAACTGGCATACGGATGTAGCCTTTGGGCTATCACCAAAATCATTCATCCGTGAACACGATGTAAATGATAATCCGGCTTCCGGTCTATTGCCCGGAGTCAATGGCTTACAGATTGGGATCGTATCACAACTTGAAAAAGATCCGCTGGGTGAAGACAGGGTAATGGTTAAGATTCCGATGACGGATAA carries:
- the vgrG gene encoding type VI secretion system tip protein VgrG, whose amino-acid sequence is MTASEQNTASQSSPTFKVIVNGNAIPQEYNLVSMMILHEVNRLSTARLIFLDGEASKNDFPLSNKPDFLPGATVKIEAGYNGENEDVFQGIVIRQSVKLNNNKSSFLIVECRHKAVTMTKVRKSKIFLEQKDSDIFSTLAGPHQVTLENDDTTVEYPEMVQFHCSDWDFLISRAEANGFLVWGEGEKLMIKKPSLSGEGVMELKFGVNLLEFDSDLDGRWQFESVKAYGWDPSTHEPLESESSFSDTLGQGNASSGDLAGKTGDKACTITHGGAINDSELRVWADAQQLKFALSRIRGRAKCKGASTLKPGKLVTLAGMGDRFNGKAFLSGVRHEINQGNWHTDVAFGLSPKSFIREHDVNDNPASGLLPGVNGLQIGIVSQLEKDPLGEDRVMVKIPMTDKDADGVWARQALLDAGKERGSFFRPEIGDEVILGFLNDDPRHPVILGMLNSSKLPAVTQAKDTNHFKGFVTRAKMKIWFDDENKTLEISTDAGNSIRLDEKDKKIALKDQHGNEITMSKDGIVIKSIKDIKLDAASGKIGASGNEIESSANSKLKLSGNGSAEMSSGGTTSIKGSMVQIN
- a CDS encoding phage tail protein, yielding MEESKFDYPPVGFHFRVEFKFQDTQFQGGNSEIQFQEVSGLNKEMTTEELIEGGENRFIYRFPKGAKYSNLILKRGMRPDSKIIEWVKNSIDSFDFKPVDLTVTLLNPDHDPLVVWEFVKCWPVKWATNDLKAQENAIAIETLELSFNYYNQKKP
- a CDS encoding phage tail protein → MANYPLPAFHFVVDWGGSNVGFTEITGLTYEIQAIEYRDGSNPEFHVTKMPGIQKYNNITMKRGVFQKDNEFFQWVNTVKMNTIERRDITIKLLNENHEPVMSWKVKQAFPVKLEGPSMKASGNEVAIESVELAHEGFTIEAN